In the Engraulis encrasicolus isolate BLACKSEA-1 chromosome 9, IST_EnEncr_1.0, whole genome shotgun sequence genome, one interval contains:
- the LOC134455487 gene encoding putative zinc finger protein 66 isoform X4: MSVSDVFQSELIFAITELINAAQLEIAKVVISCGHGEASMSTEGNNTKLLCTCTREGQKNDMILISSILEMFGREAIRKLSRIFTECCAALQNECKQSKQENASLKRRLKNMQKRPEVVKDLISAQGKTSSSVKRTQMFPTPAAFTETTGLPVILTAPTAPLTTSTTSNAGVPVVLTTTAAPLTTSSGNTGVPVILTATAAPLTTSAGNTGYILLSGLPPLTSPLLMPTDTFQDDESLGMASSTQHCSLQDDSGGEMNGYESQEDVSAVGEDALKVGDGSRHQLSHRKTLLVDLSLTPPDPFPPSPERNNPLNEHFNKTNQQIDKRKPEKVHSCDQCEKKYWSLKSLRRHKVFHYRNSQQDTNLKQDKLTNFKSQDLQRPPNSQKVREYTCDICDKVYTKSSSLRSHKLMVHLGVRRFTCSECGQGFVTLSALKSHKLIHTGERPYMCATCGKCFTQSGDLRLHERRHSGEKPHKCDQCPKAFFNLQALNQHKVVHTGEKPHKCDLCERSFGLLNNLKRHRLLHTGVKPFVCAVCSKAYAQPVGLKLHMQVHGQGEKPFKCEICGKAFVYKYALKYHMLKHDGNGIVKKPVNPVKCPVCGQCCSSPASLKIHTMLHTGQKPFKCEVCNKAFTQKGAYNQHTKIHTGEKPFNCSMCSKRFRLKQTCDAHMRIHTGEKPYKCQTCGLAFYSYTNLKRHMRVHTGEKPFSCDICGKLFTQAGNLKAHMQVHTGERPHFCERCDRRFACVKNLKKHKCVPC, translated from the exons ATGTCAGTCTCAGATGTTTTCCAGTCAGAGCTCATATTTGCCATTACAGAATTAATCAACGCAGCACAGTTAGAGATCGCCAAAGTCGTAATATCATGTGGACACGGGGAAGCCTCGATGTCAACAGAGGGAAACAACACAAAACTTCTGTGTACCTGTACGCGTGAAGGGCAGAAAAATGATATG ATTCTCATTTCCTCCATACTGGAAATGTTTGGACGTGAGGCTATACGCAAGCTCAGCAGAATTTTTACAGAGTGCTGTGCCGCGTTGCAAAATGAGTGCAAGCAAAGTAAACAGGAGAATGCAAGCCTGAAGAGGAGGCTTAAGAATATGCAAAAAAGGCCTGAGGTTGTCAAGGATCTAATCTCAGCACAAGGAAAGACCAGTTCATCGGTAAAACGTACCCAAATGTTCCCAACCCCAGCAGCTTTCACAGAAACAACAG GATTGCCGGTAATTCTGACAGCACCAACAGCACCCTTAACAACATCAACCACCAGCAATGCAG GAGTACCGGTAGTTCTGACAACAACTGCAGCACCCTTAACAACATCATCAGGCAATACAG GAGTACCGGTAATTCTGACAGCAACTGCAGCACCCTTAACAACATCAGCAGGCAATACAG GATATATTCTTCTCTCAGGCCTGCCGCCCCTTACCTCACCTCTGCTGATGCCAACAGACACCTTTCAGGATGAT GAGAGTCTCGGAATGGCGAGTTCCACACAGCACTGCAGTCTCCAGGATGATTCGGGTGGAGAAATGAATGGATATG AGAGTCAAGAGGATGTCTCCGCTGTGGGAGAAGATGCACTCAAGGTTGGAGACGGATCTCGTCATCAGTTATCCCACAGAAAAACTCTTCTAGTGGATCTCAGTTTGACACCGCCAgaccccttccctccttcccctgaAAGAAATAATCCACTTAATGAACATTTCAATAAAACAAACCAGCAAATTGACAAAAGGAAGCCTGAAAAAGTACACAGCTGTGACCAATGTGAAAAGAAGTACTGGAGCCTAAAATCTCTTCGCAGGCACAAAGTCTTTCATTATCGTAACTCCCAACAGGATACCAACTTAAAACAGGACAAACTCACAAATTTTAAGTCACAAGATTTGCAAAGGCCACCCAACTCACAAAAGGTTCGCGAATACACATGTGACATCTGTGATAAAGTATATACCAAATCAAGTTCCTTGCGATCCCATAAGTTGATGGTGCATTTGGGAGTGAGGCGTTTCACATGCTCAGAGTGTGGTCAGGGTTTCGTTACGTTGTCTGCTCTTAAAAGCcacaagctcatccacacaggagagagacctTACATGTGTGCAACATGTGGGAAATGCTTCACTCAGTCAGGAGATCTGAGGCTGCACGAGAGACGTCATTCAGGGGAAAAGCCTCACAAGTGTGATCAGTGTCCCAAGGCCTTCTTTAACTTGCAAGCACTGAACCAGCACAAGGTGGTTCACACAGGAGAAAAGCCCCACAAATGTGACCTGTGTGAGCGCAGCTTCGGCCTTCTCAATAATCTCAAGAGACACAGATTGCTTCACACTGGCGTGAAACCGTTTGTTTGCGCGGTGTGTTCAAAAGCTTACGCTCAGCCAGTTGGCCTCAAGCTTCACATGCAGGTGCACGGACAAGGTGAAAAGCCTTTCAAGTGTGAAATCTGTGGGAAGGCCTTTGTTTATAAGTATGCTCTCAAATATCACATGTTAAAACATGATGGGaatggaatagttaaaaaacctGTTAACCCTGTAAAATGCCCCGTATGTGGTCAATGCTGTAGTTCTCCAGCTTCGCTAAAAATTCACACAATGCTGCATACAGGACAAAAACCATTTAAATGTGAAGTGTGTAACAAAGCATTTACTCAGAAAGGCGCTTACAACCAACACACCAAAATCCATACTGGAGAGAAGCCATTTAATTGCTCCATGTGTTCAAAGCGTTTCCGTCTGAAACAGACATGTGACGCACACATGCGCATTCACACGGGAGAGAAACCGTACAAGTGTCAAACTTGTGGACTGGCCTTCTATTCATACACTAATTTGAAGAGACACATGCGTGTTCACACTGGGGAAAAGCCGTTCTCCTGTGATATTTGTGGAAAGCTGTTCACTCAGGCTGGTAACCTGAAGGCTCACATGCAAGtccacactggagaaaggccACATTTCTGCGAGAGGTGTGACAGGAGGTTTGCCTGTGTTAAAAACTTGAAAAAGCACAAGTGTGTTCCctgttaa
- the LOC134455487 gene encoding zinc finger protein 678-like isoform X5 gives MASEWYTIQQSRSELINAAQLEIAKVVISCGHGEASMSTEGNNTKLLCTCTREGQKNDMILISSILEMFGREAIRKLSRIFTECCAALQNECKQSKQENASLKRRLKNMQKRPEVVKDLISAQGKTSSSVKRTQMFPTPAAFTETTGLPVILTAPTAPLTTSTTSNAGVPVVLTTTAAPLTTSSGNTGVPVILTATAAPLTTSAGNTGYILLSGLPPLTSPLLMPTDTFQDDESLGMASSTQHCSLQDDSGGEMNGYESQEDVSAVGEDALKVGDGSRHQLSHRKTLLVDLSLTPPDPFPPSPERNNPLNEHFNKTNQQIDKRKPEKVHSCDQCEKKYWSLKSLRRHKVFHYRNSQQDTNLKQDKLTNFKSQDLQRPPNSQKVREYTCDICDKVYTKSSSLRSHKLMVHLGVRRFTCSECGQGFVTLSALKSHKLIHTGERPYMCATCGKCFTQSGDLRLHERRHSGEKPHKCDQCPKAFFNLQALNQHKVVHTGEKPHKCDLCERSFGLLNNLKRHRLLHTGVKPFVCAVCSKAYAQPVGLKLHMQVHGQGEKPFKCEICGKAFVYKYALKYHMLKHDGNGIVKKPVNPVKCPVCGQCCSSPASLKIHTMLHTGQKPFKCEVCNKAFTQKGAYNQHTKIHTGEKPFNCSMCSKRFRLKQTCDAHMRIHTGEKPYKCQTCGLAFYSYTNLKRHMRVHTGEKPFSCDICGKLFTQAGNLKAHMQVHTGERPHFCERCDRRFACVKNLKKHKCVPC, from the exons ATGGCGAGTGAATGGTACACGATTCAACAAAGCAGAAGTG AATTAATCAACGCAGCACAGTTAGAGATCGCCAAAGTCGTAATATCATGTGGACACGGGGAAGCCTCGATGTCAACAGAGGGAAACAACACAAAACTTCTGTGTACCTGTACGCGTGAAGGGCAGAAAAATGATATG ATTCTCATTTCCTCCATACTGGAAATGTTTGGACGTGAGGCTATACGCAAGCTCAGCAGAATTTTTACAGAGTGCTGTGCCGCGTTGCAAAATGAGTGCAAGCAAAGTAAACAGGAGAATGCAAGCCTGAAGAGGAGGCTTAAGAATATGCAAAAAAGGCCTGAGGTTGTCAAGGATCTAATCTCAGCACAAGGAAAGACCAGTTCATCGGTAAAACGTACCCAAATGTTCCCAACCCCAGCAGCTTTCACAGAAACAACAG GATTGCCGGTAATTCTGACAGCACCAACAGCACCCTTAACAACATCAACCACCAGCAATGCAG GAGTACCGGTAGTTCTGACAACAACTGCAGCACCCTTAACAACATCATCAGGCAATACAG GAGTACCGGTAATTCTGACAGCAACTGCAGCACCCTTAACAACATCAGCAGGCAATACAG GATATATTCTTCTCTCAGGCCTGCCGCCCCTTACCTCACCTCTGCTGATGCCAACAGACACCTTTCAGGATGAT GAGAGTCTCGGAATGGCGAGTTCCACACAGCACTGCAGTCTCCAGGATGATTCGGGTGGAGAAATGAATGGATATG AGAGTCAAGAGGATGTCTCCGCTGTGGGAGAAGATGCACTCAAGGTTGGAGACGGATCTCGTCATCAGTTATCCCACAGAAAAACTCTTCTAGTGGATCTCAGTTTGACACCGCCAgaccccttccctccttcccctgaAAGAAATAATCCACTTAATGAACATTTCAATAAAACAAACCAGCAAATTGACAAAAGGAAGCCTGAAAAAGTACACAGCTGTGACCAATGTGAAAAGAAGTACTGGAGCCTAAAATCTCTTCGCAGGCACAAAGTCTTTCATTATCGTAACTCCCAACAGGATACCAACTTAAAACAGGACAAACTCACAAATTTTAAGTCACAAGATTTGCAAAGGCCACCCAACTCACAAAAGGTTCGCGAATACACATGTGACATCTGTGATAAAGTATATACCAAATCAAGTTCCTTGCGATCCCATAAGTTGATGGTGCATTTGGGAGTGAGGCGTTTCACATGCTCAGAGTGTGGTCAGGGTTTCGTTACGTTGTCTGCTCTTAAAAGCcacaagctcatccacacaggagagagacctTACATGTGTGCAACATGTGGGAAATGCTTCACTCAGTCAGGAGATCTGAGGCTGCACGAGAGACGTCATTCAGGGGAAAAGCCTCACAAGTGTGATCAGTGTCCCAAGGCCTTCTTTAACTTGCAAGCACTGAACCAGCACAAGGTGGTTCACACAGGAGAAAAGCCCCACAAATGTGACCTGTGTGAGCGCAGCTTCGGCCTTCTCAATAATCTCAAGAGACACAGATTGCTTCACACTGGCGTGAAACCGTTTGTTTGCGCGGTGTGTTCAAAAGCTTACGCTCAGCCAGTTGGCCTCAAGCTTCACATGCAGGTGCACGGACAAGGTGAAAAGCCTTTCAAGTGTGAAATCTGTGGGAAGGCCTTTGTTTATAAGTATGCTCTCAAATATCACATGTTAAAACATGATGGGaatggaatagttaaaaaacctGTTAACCCTGTAAAATGCCCCGTATGTGGTCAATGCTGTAGTTCTCCAGCTTCGCTAAAAATTCACACAATGCTGCATACAGGACAAAAACCATTTAAATGTGAAGTGTGTAACAAAGCATTTACTCAGAAAGGCGCTTACAACCAACACACCAAAATCCATACTGGAGAGAAGCCATTTAATTGCTCCATGTGTTCAAAGCGTTTCCGTCTGAAACAGACATGTGACGCACACATGCGCATTCACACGGGAGAGAAACCGTACAAGTGTCAAACTTGTGGACTGGCCTTCTATTCATACACTAATTTGAAGAGACACATGCGTGTTCACACTGGGGAAAAGCCGTTCTCCTGTGATATTTGTGGAAAGCTGTTCACTCAGGCTGGTAACCTGAAGGCTCACATGCAAGtccacactggagaaaggccACATTTCTGCGAGAGGTGTGACAGGAGGTTTGCCTGTGTTAAAAACTTGAAAAAGCACAAGTGTGTTCCctgttaa